A DNA window from Anastrepha ludens isolate Willacy chromosome 6, idAnaLude1.1, whole genome shotgun sequence contains the following coding sequences:
- the LOC128867313 gene encoding piggyBac transposable element-derived protein 4-like codes for MSYEETQRRLLRVFEAADQDDSCDDSGSDFEIDNVGQRSSESDSEQEVGLPNEEENEAEGSEERESNDNRPYFTGKNGTKWFSVPERSNVRTRSENIIRERQGVKDIGKNAKTAVECWKLFLTDEILQEILLHTNSQINLKRTACENSHVKKYIMADLSSSELKAFIGLLYLAGQFKANKLNLKDLWISDGSGVEIFRTTMTLKRFQFIQNCLRFDDKNTRSERKATDNLAAIRSFFEKFVANCQIVYTPSEYTTIDEQLPSFRGRCSFRQYMPNKPNKYGLKIYALVDAKSFYVINLEIYPGKQPTGPYALSNKAYDVVDRLVAPISKTNRNVTFDNWFTSYPLMLHLLKEHRLTSTGTVRKNKPDIPSQMLQTRNREIPSTVFGFQKDISLLSHVPKKNKVVLLMSTLHHDDSVVADTNGTQKPEMIIFYNQTKGGVDVVDELCTNYDVSRNTKRWPMVIFYAVLNMAGINSIIVYKSNNSSNLSRRNFLRDLGIGLVSEHLQNRKENQHLPRELRKRILDQVDEPSHSQRPPNKVPKPIRRCQICPTKKDRKTKHTCYKCNRYLCMEHAVFTCQDCAQTEDDYENSE; via the coding sequence atgtcATACGAAGAAACCCAAAGAAGATTATTGAGGGTTTTCGAAGCAGCTGATCAGGATGATTCTTGTGATGATTCTGGTAGTGACTTCGAAATTGATAATGTTGGCCAAAGAAGCTCTGAAAGTGATTCGGAACAAGAGGTAGGATTACCGAATGAGGAAGAAAACGAAGCTGAGGGATCTGAAGAACGTGAAAGCAATGATAACAGACCATATTTTACTGGAAAGAATGGTACAAAGTGGTTTAGTGTACCAGAAAGGTCTAACGTGCGTACGAGATCAGAAAACATTATAAGGGAAAGGCAGGGCGTAAAAGATATTGGCAAAAATGCAAAGACAGCTGTTGAATGTTGGAAACTCTTTCTTACTGATGAGATTTTGCAAGAAATATTGTTACATACAAATAGTCAAATAAATCTGAAGAGAACTGCTTGTGAAAATAGTCACGTAAAGAAATATATCATGGCAGACTTGTCATCGTCAGAATTAAAGGCTTTTATCGGTCTCTTGTATCTTGCAGGACAGTTCAAAGCAAATAAGCTGAATTTGAAGGATCTGTGGATAAGTGATGGATCAGGGGTTGAGATTTTTAGGACAACGATGACTTTGAAGagatttcaatttattcaaaacTGTTTACGGTTTGATGATAAGAATACTCGGAGCGAAAGAAAAGCTACTGATAATTTGGCTgccattcgttcttttttcgagAAGTTCGTAGCAAATTGCCAAATTGTTTATACACCATCTGAGTATACAACTATAGATGAACAACTTCCATCGTTTCGAGGCCGTTGCAGTTTTCGCCAGTATATGCCCAATAAGCCAAACAAATATGGCTTGAAAATATATGCCTTGGTTGATGCAAAGTCGTTTTACGTCATCAATCTTGAAATTTACCCAGGAAAACAACCAACAGGCCCTTACGCTCTCAGTAACAAAGCTTATGATGTTGTGGACAGACTTGTGGCTCCAATTTCCAAAACCAATCGCAATGTCACCTTTGATAACTGGTTTACCAGTTATCCGTTGATGTTACACTTATTGAAAGAACATCGTTTGACAAGCACAGGCACTGTTCGAAAAAATAAGCCCGACATTCCAAGTCAGATGCTCCAAACGCGTAACCGAGAGATCCCCAGCACAGTGTTTGGATTTCAAAAGGATATATCTTTATTGTCCCAtgtgccaaaaaaaaacaaggttgTTTTGTTGATGTCAACATTACATCACGATGATAGCGTTGTTGCTGATACTAATGGCACACAAAAACcagaaatgattattttttataatcagaCCAAGGGAGGCGTTGATGTTGTAGATGAGCTGTGCACCAACTACGATGTTTCGCGAAATACAAAGCGCTGGCCAATGGTGATTTTCTATGCAGTTTTGAACATGGCTGGTATAAATAGCATAATAGTTTACAAGTCCAATAATAGTAGCAATTTGTCACGCCGAAATTTTCTTAGAGACCTGGGTATTGGATTGGTTTCAGAACATTTACAAAACAGAAAGGAAAATCAGCATTTACCCCGAGAGCTTCGCAAACGAATTCTGGACCAAGTGGATGAACCCTCACACTCACAACGACCTCCAAATAAAGTTCCTAAGCCTATCAGGAGATGTCAAATATGCCCTACTAAAAAAGATCGCAAGACTAAACACACTTGTTATAAATGCAATCGCTATTTATGTATGGAACATGCTGTTTTCACGTGTCAAGATTGCGCTCAAACTGAAGATGATTACGAGAACTCTGAATAA